One Kwoniella pini CBS 10737 chromosome 11, complete sequence DNA segment encodes these proteins:
- a CDS encoding glutathione-disulfide reductase, with translation MPPLTKTQAAEVEEYDYFVIGGGSGGLASARRAASYGAKVGLAEATPKLGGTCVNVGCVPKKIMWYTADIADNLRKAAAYGFGKDNEGNRIAGDFNWTELKHKRDAYIKRLNGIYETNLVKDKVDYHSGFASFIDANTVQIDGLDGETYQVKAKKITVAVGGRPTIPDEESIEGAKYGINSDGFFDIEEQPKRVAVVGAGYIAVELAGVFNTLGTETHLIIRHDEVLRTFDPMLSEVLVPYMEKTGLNVHKSSNVKKVEKTSSGSLLVHVDSIEKPLEVDVLLWAIGRHANTEKLGLDKVGIKTDKKGDIIADDYQNTNIPNVFAIGDVAGKALLTPVAIAAGRRLSNRLFGPEQYKNDKLSYDNIPSVVFSHPTIGSVGLSEPEAEEKFGKDNLKVYKTSFKAMSFAMLDENHKQPTSYKLICTGPEEKVVGLHIIGEGSDEMLQGFGVAVKMGATKDDFDSCVAIHPTSAEELVTLR, from the exons ATGCCTCCTTTGACCAAAACTCAAGCTGCCGAAGTGGAAGAATA TGATTACTTTGTTATCGGTGGTGGATCTGGTGGATTAGCTTCTGCT AGACGAGCAGCTTCTTATGGCGCAAAAGTCGGATTGGCAGAAGCTACTCCTAAATTAGGTGGAACTTGTGTTAATGTAgg ATGTGTGCCCAAGA AGATCATGTG GTACACCGCCGACATTGCCGACAACCTTCGAAAAGCCGCTGCTTACGGATTCggtaaagataatgaaggAAACAGAATTGCTGGTGATTTCAACTGGACAGAATTGAAGCACAAAAGAGATGCTTATATCAAAAGGTTGAACGGTATCTA CGAGACCAACCTTGTCAAGGACAAAGTTGACTATCATTCCGGTTTCGCTTCTTTCATCGATGCCAATACTGTTCAAATTGACGGACTAGATGGTGAAACTTATCAAGTCAAAGCTAAAAAGATAACCGTTGCTGTTGGAGGAAGACCCACTATTCCAGATGAAGAGAGCATTGAAGGTGCAAAATACGGTATCAATTCTGATGgattttttgatattgaagaacaACCTAAACGAGTAGCTGTAGTTGGTGCTGGTTACATTGCTGTCGAGTTGGCTGGAGTATTCAATACTCTCGGTACGGAAACTCATTTAATTATTAGACATGATGAGGTTTTGCGAACTTTCGACCCAATGCTAAGTGAAGTATTGGTACCTTACATGG AGAAAACCGGATTAAACGTTCATAAATCCTCCAATGTCaagaaagttgaaaaaacCTCAAGCGGATCATTACTTGTTCATGTTGACTCAATTGAAAAACCCCTAGAAGTTGATGTATTACTTTGGGCAATTGGTAGACATGCGAATACTGAGAAATTAGGATTAGATAAAGTTGGAATTAAAACTGATAAAAAAGGAGATATCATAGCAGACGATTATCAAAATACCAATATTCCAAACGTTTTTGCAATTGGTGATGTTGCTGGAAAAGCACTTTTAACTCCTGTAGCTATTGCTgcaggaagaagattaaGTAATAGATTGTTTGGTCCTGAGCAATAcaaaaatgataaattaagTTATGATAATATCCCTTCTGTCGTTTTCTC TCATCCTACTATCGGTTCAGTCGGTTTATCAGAACCTGAAGCAGAGGAGAAATTCGGTAAAGACAATTTGAAGGTATACAAGACTTCC TTCAAAGCCATGTCATTTGCTATgttagatgaaaatcataaaCAACCAACATCatacaaattgatttgtaCTGGACCTGAAGAGAAAGTTGTTGGTTTACATATTATTGGAGAAGGTTCTGATGAAATGTTACAAGGTT TCGGTGTAGCAGTTAAGATGGGAGCAACAAAGGATGACTTTGATTCTTGTGTAGCTATTC ACCCAACTTCGGCTGAAGAATTAGTTACTCTTCGATAG